The sequence aaatcaagtcagtctctcacacaaaaacccatatacaccttgctacacactctctattactccccccaatgagacagcccgcacactccctccactctctctttccgtgtcctttttaccagcttctaaccccctctaccctctcatctcccgtccaggcaggagatgctaacttactctcaagtgtccaccagatctaggaagctcactcctcactaacatccctctccaacccattgtcctgtccaatccatgtctgaagaattggcttcaggaatggttcctgtcctgtgccaacagaaggtctcggggccatgactaccggggtccgtccagtctcagtcagaccattcagcctggtcttatgaggatttggggtttgcatcccactgctctcctgctccctcagggttctctgttgtgttccctgtcagggcagtcatcagttgtagccgggcaccatctaattcttaaTGAGAGTAGGACAGCAGaagcagaaaaaattaaaaagtttttcgTGAATCCATCTGTATTGAGCCTTGAAGGGGAGAACAGTTATGTGAAAGCAACCTCTGATAAGATAAGCTGAAGAAGGGCAGCAATGATGTTCTTGAATTTTCCTTAGTCATCCCCAAAACCCTGAACCTTTATTTGGAAAAATTTAGATCAAATGGGCTAAAGATAGAGTTATGAAATAAGAAGAGTATTTCTAATGTTTCTTTGAGCAAAGACCCTGAATCTGGAGCTTCCTTCATTGGTCACGTCCCAGATAACTAACACTACTCAAGACCACTTCTACTTCATCCTCACGGGCATTCCTGGATTTGAGGCCTCCCACATCTGGATCTCCATTCCCTTCTGCTGCTTCTACACCATCTCCATCATGGGAAACACAACCATCCTCACTGTCATCTGCACAGAGCCATCTCTCCACCAGCCCATGTACCTATTTCTCTCCATGCTGACCCTGACTGACCTGGGTCTCACCCTCACCACCCTGCCCACAGCTATGCAGCTCCTCTGGTTCAATGCCCGGGAAATCAGCTTTGAAGCCTGCTTTGCACAGATATTTTTCATTCATACTTTCTCCTTCATGGAATCCTCTGTTTTGCTGGCCATGTCctttgaccgctatgtggccatctgtcgcCCCCTCCATTACACCTCCATCCTCACCAACATAGTGATTGGCACAATTGGGTTAGCCATCCTTTGCCGCTgtgttctggctgttcttccctcCCTTTTCCTACTCAAGCACCTGGCCTTCTGCCACTCTCACCTTCTCTCTCACTCCTACTGCCTCCACCAGGATATGATTCGGCTGGTCTGTGCTGATATCCGGGTCAACAGCTGGTACGGATTTGCCCTGGTGTTGCTCATTATTGTGATGGACCCATTGGTCATTTTGCTTTCTTATGCAATGATTCTAAAAAGTGTCCTGGGTGTTGCCTCTATGGTTGAGAGATTCTATGCTTTCAATAACTGTCTGTCCCACATTCTGGCTGTTTTCATCCTCTATGTCCCCATGGTTGGAGTATCTATGACTCACCGCTTTG comes from Elephas maximus indicus isolate mEleMax1 chromosome 7, mEleMax1 primary haplotype, whole genome shotgun sequence and encodes:
- the LOC126080019 gene encoding olfactory receptor 51Q1-like; translation: MEPRGDATLIKPVNGIRGAKTLNLELPSLVTSQITNTTQDHFYFILTGIPGFEASHIWISIPFCCFYTISIMGNTTILTVICTEPSLHQPMYLFLSMLTLTDLGLTLTTLPTAMQLLWFNAREISFEACFAQIFFIHTFSFMESSVLLAMSFDRYVAICRPLHYTSILTNIVIGTIGLAILCRCVLAVLPSLFLLKHLAFCHSHLLSHSYCLHQDMIRLVCADIRVNSWYGFALVLLIIVMDPLVILLSYAMILKSVLGVASMVERFYAFNNCLSHILAVFILYVPMVGVSMTHRFAKHNSPMVHVIMANVYLLAPPVMNPVIYSVKTKQIRRAIIHFLSQRNMHQR